The Lucilia cuprina isolate Lc7/37 chromosome 5, ASM2204524v1, whole genome shotgun sequence genome includes a window with the following:
- the LOC111683394 gene encoding extensin-like yields MKLMLVLLASAALVAADVSHLFNNELDQGYPHHEHHHEHHEHHHEEESAHGYGYDYPHEEASAHGYGYDYPKPEQPLELPKPTYLPPETPKPTYLPPEPPKPTYLPPKPVPTYLPPPTTTTTTTTTTTTTTTPKPTTTTTKATPAPTYLPPPPPPSPQPTYLPPPPPPKPTYLPPKPVTTTTTTTTTTPRPETPKPTYLPPPPPPPPQPTYLPPAPEYLPPAPKPTFKIPIPSYAAPLEPEPEPVPETLQEDGYHYEAPAAKFFF; encoded by the exons ATG aaattgatGCTGGTCTTGTTGGCAAGTGCTGCCTTAGTGGCCGCTGATGTGTCACATCTTTTCAACAATGAACTTGATCAGGGTTATCCTCATCACGAACATCATCATGAACATCACGAACATCATCATGAAGAGGAGTCAGCACATGGTTATGGTTATGATTATCCTCACGAAGAGGCATCAGCTCATGGTTATGGTTATGATTATCCCAAGCCAGAGCAACCATTAGAATTGCCCAAACCCACCTACTTGCCACCAGAGACACCTAAGCCTACTTATTTGCCTCCAGAACCACCAAAGCCCACTTACTTGCCTCCCAAGCCAGTGCCCACGTACTTGCCTCCTCCCACAACTACCACAACCACTACAACTACCACCACCACTACTACTACACCTAAACCAACAACCACCACTACTAAAGCTACACCAGCACCCACTTATCTtcctccaccaccaccaccatctCCACAACCCACCTACTTGCCTCCTCCACCACCACCAAAACCCACTTATTTGCCTCCTAAACCTGTAACCACCACAACAACTACCACCACTACTACACCACGTCCTGAAACACCCAAACCCACTTACTTGCCTCCTCCTCCTCCACCACCACCACAACCTACTTATTTGCCTCCTGCTCCTGAGTATTTGCCTCCCGCACCCAAACCCACATTCAAAATACCCATTCCCTCATATGCTGCACCTCTCGAACCAGAGCCTGAACCTGTTCCTGAAACTTTACAAGAAGATGGTTACCACTATGAGGCTCCCGCTGCaaaatttttcttctaa
- the LOC111689589 gene encoding extensin-like, translated as MKFFIIAVCAIAAVSANVSHLAGQGYNYDKPSPVFDVPQLLPPQPQYSAPAPVHHQELSAPIPAPSNDYLPPQPQYSAPSAGHQHHHSTPSNEYLPPQPQYSAPAPVHHQELSAPIPAPSNEYLPPQPQYSAPAPVYQQQQSAPAPSNEYLPPQPQYSAPAPVYQPQQSAPAPSNEYLPPQPQYNAQASGSHQHHYTAPSNEYLPPQSQNSAPAPVYQPQQSAPAPSNEYLPPQPQYSAPAPVYQQQQSAPAPTNEYLPPVNQAHHHEHHHEHQHHHESQSQAGGYHYDAPVRRFRYRFRN; from the exons atG aaattcttCATTATTGCTGTTTGTGCTATTGCAGCCGTATCGGCTAATGTTTCCCATTTGGCTGGTCAGGGTTACAATTACGATAAACCTTCTCCCGTATTTGATGTACCACAATTGTTGCCACCTCAGCCTCAATATTCTGCACCAGCTCCAGTTCATCATCAAGAATTGTCAGCCCCAATTCCAGCTCCTTCCAATGATTACTTGCCACCTCAACCTCAATACTCTGCACCATCTGCTGGACACCAACATCATCACTCTACTCCTTCGAATGAATACTTGCCACCTCAGCCACAATACTCTGCCCCAGCTCCAGTTCATCATCAAGAACTTTCAGCTCCTATTCCTGCCCCCTCTAACGAATACTTGCCTCCTCAACCTCAATACTCTGCTCCTGCACCCGtctaccaacaacaacaatctgCCCCAGCTCCTTCCAATGAATACTTGCCTCCCCAGCCTCAATACTCTGCTCCAGCCCCTGTCTACCAACCACAACAATCTGCCCCAGCTCCCTCTAACGAATACTTGCCTCCTCAACCTCAATACAATGCCCAAGCTTCTGGAAGTCACCAACATCATTATACTGCCCCCTCCAACGAATACTTGCCTCCTCAGTCACAAAACTCTGCCCCCGCTCCCGTCTACCAACCACAACAATCTGCCCCAGCTCCCTCTAATGAATATTTGCCTCCTCAGCCACAATATTCAGCTCCTGCTCCCGtctaccaacaacaacaatctgCCCCAGCACCCACCAACGAATACTTGCCTCCTGTCAATCAAGCCCATCATCATGAACACCATCACGAACACCAACATCATCATGAATCTCAAAGCCAAGCTGGTGGCTATCATTATGATGCTCCTGTTAGACGTTTCCGTTATCGTTTCCGCAACTAA
- the LOC111683393 gene encoding protein TonB, producing the protein MKFLLIAFALVGIAAAATLPDSATQGPNPQDIATPEPEYIDIDLPEPAPAPKPAPVPKPVFAVPAPRPVQRPVQAASFAAPLVQHLQPQFAQPQLPGHFHGQSGYQYRRPVYVRRVYRRRY; encoded by the exons ATG aaatTCCTTTTGATTGCTTTCGCTTTAGTTGGCATTGCTGCCGCCGCTACTCTCCCCGATAGTGCCACTCAGGGCCCTAATCCCCAGGATATTGCCACACCTGAACCAGAATACATCGATATTGATTTGCCTGAACCAGCTCCTGCTCCCAAACCAGCCCCAGTACCAAAACCAGTCTTTGCCGTTCCCGCCCCCAGACCCGTACAACGTCCCGTCCAAGCTGCCTCTTTCGCCGCCCCCCTTGTCCAACACTTGCAACCCCAATTCGCTCAACCTCAATTGCCTGGTCATTTCCATGGACAATCCGGTTACCAATACAGACGTCCCGTTTATGTCAGACGTGTCTACCGTCGTCGTTATTAA